A window of the Hippoglossus stenolepis isolate QCI-W04-F060 chromosome 8, HSTE1.2, whole genome shotgun sequence genome harbors these coding sequences:
- the ephb6 gene encoding ephrin type-B receptor 5 isoform X2, with product MWRVFLCLCLNFRPHSAEEVMLLDTTESTSELGWTTYPDTGWDEVSVLDDRGKLIRTFEVCNVNQNPRQQDNWLATPFLLRHSAPRVFVTLRFSVRDCASLRSPSPTCRETLTLYFKQADSQRELERTWAAEPSSKEKDTREGWVKVDTIAADKSFSKVEPSSPHQYQPNRYSRINIKTRSFAPLTRNGFVLAIVDSGACVSLMGVSVFYRRCPATSLYLASYPATPSGAEPTALVPVSGTCVPNSKAQGGTAPRMHCNAEGEWMVPVGGCVCDGGFEPNLNGSACLACPVGYFKSVSGSAPCTVCPSNSRTSQKGSSMCECRSGFYRGANDANSSACTTPPSAPNSMSWEYESDDGGVSIRWRPPSDMGGRSEVWYGVVCRTCPSPTFSNPATCSWCGEGVTFSPSQTNLKQTKVTLNNLLTRVTYLMQVQAMNEVSALSPFSARYASINFTTSQSVPSIVPMMHQLSRAPDSITLSWPQPDRPNGDILEYQLRYYDKGSDVDSAMTVYSETNTVTINPLIPGSIYGFQIRARNERGYGPYSNTIYFTTLPLEEHSQQIQNRLPLLVGSVMGGAAFLLVVVAIVVVVVFRSKRRESPYSDRLQRYISNRGGVKYYVDPSTYEDPSEAVKEFAREIDPTHLKIEEVIGSAQFGEVSRGRYRPMGRREVLVAVKTLRWGASDRERGMFLSEAGVMGQFDHPNVLKLEGVVTHSPPERIITEFMENGPLDAFLRENEGQFSILQLVGMLRGVGAGMRYLSERNFVHRDLAARNVLVNSNLVCKVSDFGLSRLMRGLDQNIPTYTASLGSKIPVRWTAPEAFQHRKFSSASDVWSFGILMWEVMSYGERPYWDMSNQEVMKAVADQYRLPAPLNCPPALHSLMLQCWQAERGDRLGFDSLLSSLDRLIRHPATLKTEPTRSCSQTLLSPTPTDLSAVATVSDWLKALRMERYQEEFDRAQLDTLDRVSTLTMDDVQNLGVNLVGHQRKIVTAAQQLRAHLTQGQVEV from the exons ATGTGgagggtctttctgtgtctctgtctgaatTTCCGGCCTCATTCagcagaggaag tgATGCTGCTGGACACAACAGAGTCTACCTCAGAGCTGGGTTGGACCACCTATCCAGACACAGGG tgGGACGAGGTCAGTGTCCTCGACGACCGGGGGAAGCTCATACGGACCTTTGAGGTCTGTAATGTCAACCAAAACCCCCGTCAGCAGGACAACTGGTTGGCTACACCTTTCCTGTTACGCCACTCGGCTCCACGGGTGTTTGTCACATTGCGTTTCTCGGTGCGTGACTGTGCCAGCCTGCGATCACCATCACCCACCTGCCGAGAGACGCTCACCCTGTACTTCAAACAGGCCGACTCCcagagggagctggagaggaCCTGGGCGGCTGAG CCGTCCAGCAAGGAGAAGGACACCAGGGAGGGTTGGGTGAAAGTCGACACCATTGCAGCAGATAAGAGTTTCTCCAAGGTTGAGCCCAGTTCCCCTCACCAGTACCAGCCGAACAGATACAGTCGAATCAACATCAAGACACGCAGCTTTGCCCCTCTCACACGCAACGG ATTTGTCCTGGCTATTGTTGACAGTGGAGCTTGTGTTTCCCTCATGGGTGTGTCCGTCTTCTACCGGCGCTGTCCAGCCACCAGCCTCTACTTGGCCTCTTACCCTGCGACACCCTCGGGGGCAGAGCCCACAGCCTTAGTGCCTGTGAGCGGGACATGTGTCCCCAACAGTAAAGCACAGGGAGGCACGGCCCCTCGCATGCACTGCAATGCTGAGGGAGAATGGATGGTACCTGTAGGAGGGTGTGTCTGTGACGGAGGCTTCGAGCCCAACCTCAATGGATCCGCCTGCTTGG CCTGTCCTGTGGGCTACTTCAAGTCcgtctcaggctctgctcccTGCACCGTGTGTCCCTCCAACAGCAGAACCAGTCAGAAAGGATCGAGTATGTGCGAATGTCGCAGCGGCTTTTACCGGGGAGCCAATGATGCCAACTCTTCTGCCTGCACAA ctcctccatctgCTCCCAACTCCATGTCCTGGGAGTATGAGAGCGATGACGGCGGGGTGTCCATCAGGTGGCGCCCGCCTTCGGACATGGGAGGCCGCAGCGAGGTGTGGTACGGGGTGGTTTGCCGCACCTGCCCCTCACCCACCTTCAGCAACCCGGCGACATGCTCCTGGTGTGGTGAGGGCGTCACTTTCAGTCCCTCCCAGACCAACCTGAAACAAACCAAGGTCACCCTCAACAACCTGCTGACCAGAGTCACTTATCTCATGCAG GTGCAAGCCATGAATGAGGTGTCAGCTTTGAGTCCGTTCTCAGCTCGATACGCCAGCATCAATTTCACCACGAGCCAATCAG TTCCCAGTATagttcccatgatgcaccagCTAAGCCGAGCCCCAGACTCCATCACTCTATCGTGGCCTCAGCCGGACCGACCCAACGGAGACATCCTGGAGTACCAGCTCAGATACTACGACAAG GGCTCAGACGTGGACAGTGCGATGACTGTGTACAGCGAGACCAACACTGTGACCATCAACCCTCTGATTCCCGGCTCCATCTACGGCTTCCAGATCAGAGCTCGCAATGAGCGGGGTTACGGCCCCTACAGCAACACCATCTACTTCACCACGCTGCCTCTGG aGGAACATTCCCAGCAGATCCAGAATCGACTTCCTCTGCTGGTCGGCTCAGTGATGGGTGGGGCGGCATTTCTTCTGGTCGTGGTTGCGATTGTGGTCGTGGTGGTATTTCGCAG TAAGAGGAGGGAGAGCCCGTACAGCGACAGACTCCAGAGATACATCAGTAACCGAG GTGGAGTGAAGTATTATGTGGACCCATCCACCTATGAAGACCCCAGTGAGGCTGTCAAAGAGTTTGCCCGTGAGATAGATCCCACCCACCTCAAGATCGAGGAGGTGATTGGTTCAG cccAGTTCGGCGAAGTTTCTCGAGGTCGTTACCGTCCGATGGGTCGCAGGGAGGTGCTTGTGGCGGTGAAGACTCTTCGCTGGGGGGCGTCTGACAGGGAGAGGGGGATGTTCCTCAGTGAAGCGGGGGTCATGGGCCAGTTTGACCACCCCAACGTGCTGAAGCTGGAGGGCGTCGTCACCCACAGCCCTCCAGAGAGGATCATCACTGAGTTTATGGAGAACGGGCCGCTGGACGCATTCCTCAGG GAGAACGAGGGCCAGTTCAGCATCCTGCAGCTTGTTGGGATGCTGAGGGGAGTCGGTGCAGGGATGCGTTACCTCTCTGAGAGAAACTTTGTCCACCGGGACCTGGCAGCCCGGAATGTGCTGGTCAACTCCAACTTGGTGTGCAAAGTGTCTGACTTCGGCCTGTCACGACTCATGAGGGGCCTGGACCAAAACATACCCACGTACACTGCCTCGCTG ggCAGTAAGATTCCCGTGAGGTGGACGGCACCGGAGGCGTTTCAGCATCGCAAGTTCAGCTCAGCCAGTGACGTCTGGAGCTTCGGCATACTTATGTGGGAAGTGATGTCATACGGAGAGCGCCCGTACTGGGACATGAGCAATCAAGAA GTGATGAAGGCGGTAGCAGACCAGTATCGTCTTCCCGCCCCCCTCAACTGCCCGCCTGCCCTCCACTCTCTGATGCTTCAGTGCTGGCAGGCAGAGCGAGGGGACCGCCTCGGCTTCGActccctcctgtcctccctGGATCGGCTCATCAGGCACCCTGCCACCCTCAAGACGGAGCCGACCCG AAGCTGTTCTCAGACGCTGCTCAGCCCGACACCCACAGACTTATCAGCAGTGGCGACAGTCAGCGATTGGCTGAAGGCGTTGAGGATGGAGAGATATCAGGAAGAGTTCGATCGGGCTCAACTGGACACTTTAGACAGAGTCAGCACACTCACCATGGA tgACGTCCAGAATCTCGGGGTGAACCTGGTGGGACACCAGAGGAAGATCGTCACCGCGGCCCAGCAGCTCAGAGCCCATCTGACACAGGGGCAGGTGGAGGTGTGA
- the ephb6 gene encoding ephrin type-B receptor 5 isoform X1, translating into MWRVFLCLCLNFRPHSAEEVMLLDTTESTSELGWTTYPDTGWDEVSVLDDRGKLIRTFEVCNVNQNPRQQDNWLATPFLLRHSAPRVFVTLRFSVRDCASLRSPSPTCRETLTLYFKQADSQRELERTWAAEPSSKEKDTREGWVKVDTIAADKSFSKVEPSSPHQYQPNRYSRINIKTRSFAPLTRNGFVLAIVDSGACVSLMGVSVFYRRCPATSLYLASYPATPSGAEPTALVPVSGTCVPNSKAQGGTAPRMHCNAEGEWMVPVGGCVCDGGFEPNLNGSACLACPVGYFKSVSGSAPCTVCPSNSRTSQKGSSMCECRSGFYRGANDANSSACTTPPSAPNSMSWEYESDDGGVSIRWRPPSDMGGRSEVWYGVVCRTCPSPTFSNPATCSWCGEGVTFSPSQTNLKQTKVTLNNLLTRVTYLMQVQAMNEVSALSPFSARYASINFTTSQSVPSIVPMMHQLSRAPDSITLSWPQPDRPNGDILEYQLRYYDKGSDVDSAMTVYSETNTVTINPLIPGSIYGFQIRARNERGYGPYSNTIYFTTLPLEEHSQQIQNRLPLLVGSVMGGAAFLLVVVAIVVVVVFRSKRRESPYSDRLQRYISNRGGVKYYVDPSTYEDPSEAVKEFAREIDPTHLKIEEVIGSAQFGEVSRGRYRPMGRREVLVAVKTLRWGASDRERGMFLSEAGVMGQFDHPNVLKLEGVVTHSPPERIITEFMENGPLDAFLRENEGQFSILQLVGMLRGVGAGMRYLSERNFVHRDLAARNVLVNSNLVCKVSDFGLSRLMRGLDQNIPTYTASLVRSGTRAFSSVWFSLARCFTASVSLLHQGSKIPVRWTAPEAFQHRKFSSASDVWSFGILMWEVMSYGERPYWDMSNQEVMKAVADQYRLPAPLNCPPALHSLMLQCWQAERGDRLGFDSLLSSLDRLIRHPATLKTEPTRSCSQTLLSPTPTDLSAVATVSDWLKALRMERYQEEFDRAQLDTLDRVSTLTMDDVQNLGVNLVGHQRKIVTAAQQLRAHLTQGQVEV; encoded by the exons ATGTGgagggtctttctgtgtctctgtctgaatTTCCGGCCTCATTCagcagaggaag tgATGCTGCTGGACACAACAGAGTCTACCTCAGAGCTGGGTTGGACCACCTATCCAGACACAGGG tgGGACGAGGTCAGTGTCCTCGACGACCGGGGGAAGCTCATACGGACCTTTGAGGTCTGTAATGTCAACCAAAACCCCCGTCAGCAGGACAACTGGTTGGCTACACCTTTCCTGTTACGCCACTCGGCTCCACGGGTGTTTGTCACATTGCGTTTCTCGGTGCGTGACTGTGCCAGCCTGCGATCACCATCACCCACCTGCCGAGAGACGCTCACCCTGTACTTCAAACAGGCCGACTCCcagagggagctggagaggaCCTGGGCGGCTGAG CCGTCCAGCAAGGAGAAGGACACCAGGGAGGGTTGGGTGAAAGTCGACACCATTGCAGCAGATAAGAGTTTCTCCAAGGTTGAGCCCAGTTCCCCTCACCAGTACCAGCCGAACAGATACAGTCGAATCAACATCAAGACACGCAGCTTTGCCCCTCTCACACGCAACGG ATTTGTCCTGGCTATTGTTGACAGTGGAGCTTGTGTTTCCCTCATGGGTGTGTCCGTCTTCTACCGGCGCTGTCCAGCCACCAGCCTCTACTTGGCCTCTTACCCTGCGACACCCTCGGGGGCAGAGCCCACAGCCTTAGTGCCTGTGAGCGGGACATGTGTCCCCAACAGTAAAGCACAGGGAGGCACGGCCCCTCGCATGCACTGCAATGCTGAGGGAGAATGGATGGTACCTGTAGGAGGGTGTGTCTGTGACGGAGGCTTCGAGCCCAACCTCAATGGATCCGCCTGCTTGG CCTGTCCTGTGGGCTACTTCAAGTCcgtctcaggctctgctcccTGCACCGTGTGTCCCTCCAACAGCAGAACCAGTCAGAAAGGATCGAGTATGTGCGAATGTCGCAGCGGCTTTTACCGGGGAGCCAATGATGCCAACTCTTCTGCCTGCACAA ctcctccatctgCTCCCAACTCCATGTCCTGGGAGTATGAGAGCGATGACGGCGGGGTGTCCATCAGGTGGCGCCCGCCTTCGGACATGGGAGGCCGCAGCGAGGTGTGGTACGGGGTGGTTTGCCGCACCTGCCCCTCACCCACCTTCAGCAACCCGGCGACATGCTCCTGGTGTGGTGAGGGCGTCACTTTCAGTCCCTCCCAGACCAACCTGAAACAAACCAAGGTCACCCTCAACAACCTGCTGACCAGAGTCACTTATCTCATGCAG GTGCAAGCCATGAATGAGGTGTCAGCTTTGAGTCCGTTCTCAGCTCGATACGCCAGCATCAATTTCACCACGAGCCAATCAG TTCCCAGTATagttcccatgatgcaccagCTAAGCCGAGCCCCAGACTCCATCACTCTATCGTGGCCTCAGCCGGACCGACCCAACGGAGACATCCTGGAGTACCAGCTCAGATACTACGACAAG GGCTCAGACGTGGACAGTGCGATGACTGTGTACAGCGAGACCAACACTGTGACCATCAACCCTCTGATTCCCGGCTCCATCTACGGCTTCCAGATCAGAGCTCGCAATGAGCGGGGTTACGGCCCCTACAGCAACACCATCTACTTCACCACGCTGCCTCTGG aGGAACATTCCCAGCAGATCCAGAATCGACTTCCTCTGCTGGTCGGCTCAGTGATGGGTGGGGCGGCATTTCTTCTGGTCGTGGTTGCGATTGTGGTCGTGGTGGTATTTCGCAG TAAGAGGAGGGAGAGCCCGTACAGCGACAGACTCCAGAGATACATCAGTAACCGAG GTGGAGTGAAGTATTATGTGGACCCATCCACCTATGAAGACCCCAGTGAGGCTGTCAAAGAGTTTGCCCGTGAGATAGATCCCACCCACCTCAAGATCGAGGAGGTGATTGGTTCAG cccAGTTCGGCGAAGTTTCTCGAGGTCGTTACCGTCCGATGGGTCGCAGGGAGGTGCTTGTGGCGGTGAAGACTCTTCGCTGGGGGGCGTCTGACAGGGAGAGGGGGATGTTCCTCAGTGAAGCGGGGGTCATGGGCCAGTTTGACCACCCCAACGTGCTGAAGCTGGAGGGCGTCGTCACCCACAGCCCTCCAGAGAGGATCATCACTGAGTTTATGGAGAACGGGCCGCTGGACGCATTCCTCAGG GAGAACGAGGGCCAGTTCAGCATCCTGCAGCTTGTTGGGATGCTGAGGGGAGTCGGTGCAGGGATGCGTTACCTCTCTGAGAGAAACTTTGTCCACCGGGACCTGGCAGCCCGGAATGTGCTGGTCAACTCCAACTTGGTGTGCAAAGTGTCTGACTTCGGCCTGTCACGACTCATGAGGGGCCTGGACCAAAACATACCCACGTACACTGCCTCGCTGGTGCGTTCAGGGACGAGGGCTTTTTcttcagtttggttttcattggCTCGCTGCTTCactgcttctgtttctctcctccatcagggCAGTAAGATTCCCGTGAGGTGGACGGCACCGGAGGCGTTTCAGCATCGCAAGTTCAGCTCAGCCAGTGACGTCTGGAGCTTCGGCATACTTATGTGGGAAGTGATGTCATACGGAGAGCGCCCGTACTGGGACATGAGCAATCAAGAA GTGATGAAGGCGGTAGCAGACCAGTATCGTCTTCCCGCCCCCCTCAACTGCCCGCCTGCCCTCCACTCTCTGATGCTTCAGTGCTGGCAGGCAGAGCGAGGGGACCGCCTCGGCTTCGActccctcctgtcctccctGGATCGGCTCATCAGGCACCCTGCCACCCTCAAGACGGAGCCGACCCG AAGCTGTTCTCAGACGCTGCTCAGCCCGACACCCACAGACTTATCAGCAGTGGCGACAGTCAGCGATTGGCTGAAGGCGTTGAGGATGGAGAGATATCAGGAAGAGTTCGATCGGGCTCAACTGGACACTTTAGACAGAGTCAGCACACTCACCATGGA tgACGTCCAGAATCTCGGGGTGAACCTGGTGGGACACCAGAGGAAGATCGTCACCGCGGCCCAGCAGCTCAGAGCCCATCTGACACAGGGGCAGGTGGAGGTGTGA